A genomic segment from Leishmania infantum JPCM5 genome chromosome 10 encodes:
- the FT5 gene encoding putative folate/biopterin transporter, with protein MRHVPIFSEAAEGYGPKVVVSLGMCYFLCKGIADQLISYSRQPMFMSRYGIDGQRYQRLAGISTMGWSIKALTAMLCDGFAFLGYTKRWYMFVSCLGGAVFALLYGLLPARPASADIAAAFVFLCSYGKANVDILSEGHYSRLMRFNPRPGPALVSWIWLFIMVGAIVAAAIQGPLSDQGKQQVGVFISAVLQCVTGVFFLFNWYGERKNRVERAADAALLYEDLRKERVALGLLPAQDSRHVRSGKDDVVALVNGAPSGAAVGTKKNLHPENHLSDEEGVPELEQRQREALEEEMCSDALVVGEEEDEELADDEYLPYEVPHPVPCLFGLFEMNKEVIIRNWKIFVYSIVMTCSVVAMTCGSILADTLGLLIICVVISTICCATSFWAMPLVIAKANVFGYLQMTVYLQLPGALDSFYLANAECLPDGPHFTYTFYNTVAAVIGNIGGLIGVTAFNYIFSKHSYRLTFCITTVVQIIASVFDIIMVKRWNVYIGIPDHAMYICGDAVVYQVCYMLAWMPMIVLLSRLCPRGSESVVYALMAGFSNLGQTTSSSLGAIIMEYGWSITTTPPCNFSNVPWLLLVGHIMLPLLVVPLTLLIPNARICDDLDVDGKAVKSAVSHQVALDAAQAEDGFEENTSSVEAADVATKDLQAERKRA; from the coding sequence ATGCGGCACGTCCCCATCTTCAGTGAGGCAGCGGAAGGCTATGGTCCCAAGGTGGTCGTCTCCCTCGGTATGTGCTACTTCCTCTGCAAGGGCATCGCGGATCAGCTCATCAGCTACTCGCGGCAGCCCATGTTCATGTCCCGCTACGGCATTGACGGTCAGCGGTATCAGCGGTTGGCGGGTATCTCTACGATGGGGTGGTCCATCAAGGCCCTCACCGCGATGCTCTGCGACGGCTTCGCCTTCCTCGGCTACACGAAGCGCTGGTACATGTTTGTCTCCTGCCTGGGTGGTGCCGTTTTCGCCCTCCTCTACGGCCTGCTGCCCGCGAGACCTGCCTCCGCCGACATTGCCGCCGCCTTTGTGTTCCTGTGCTCCTACGGCAAGGCCAACGTGGATATCTTGTCGGAGGGCCACTACAGTCGCCTGATGCGCTTCAACCCACGGCCCGGACCGGCGCTGGTGAGCTGGATTTGGTTGTTCATCATGGTGGGCGCCATCGTTGCGGCCGCGATTCAGGGCCCCCTGTCCGACCAAGGAAAGCAGCAGGTGGGCGTTTTCATCTCCGCCGTTCTGCAATGTGTCACCGGCGTCTTCTTCCTGTTCAACTGGTACGGGGAGCGCAAGAACCGCGTTGAACGGGCGgccgatgcagcgctgctctACGAGGATTTGCGGAAGGAGCGCGTGGCACTTGGTCTGCTGCCGGCACAGGACAGCAGACACGTCAGAAGCGGGAAAGACGATGTGGTCGCCCTAGTGAACGGCGCGCCGAGTGGTGCAGCTGTGGGGACAAAGAAAAACTTGCACCCGGAGAACCACTTGtcggacgaggagggcgtgccggAGTTagagcagcgtcagcgtgaggctctcgaggaggagatgtgCAGCGACGCCCTCGTCGtaggggaggaagaggacgaaGAGCTTGCGGATGACGAGTACCTGCCCTATGAAGTCCCGCATCCCGTCCCCTGTCTCTTCGGCCTCTTTGAGATGAACAAGGAGGTAATTATCCGCAACTGGAAGATCTTCGTGTACAGCATCGTCATGACGTGCTCGGTTGTGGCCATGACGTGCGGCTCCATACTCGCGGATACACTGGGTTTGCTCATCATATGTGTGGTCATCTCGACCATCTGCTGCGCTACGTCCTTCTGGGCCATGCCGCTGGTGATTGCGAAGGCCAACGTCTTTGGATACCTGCAGATGACAGTGTACCTGCAGCTTCCCGGTGCGCTCGACAGCTTCTACTTGGCCAACGCGGAGTGCTTGCCTGATGGGCCGCACTTCACCTACACCTTCTACAACACGGTGGCGGCCGTCATTGGCAACATTGGCGGTCTTATTGGTGTGACAGCCTTCAACTACATCTTTTCGAAGCACAGCTACCGCCTCACGTTCTGCATCACGACTGTCGTGCAGATCATTGCCTCCGTCTTCGACATCATCATGGTGAAGCGCTGGAACGTGTACATCGGCATCCCTGACCACGCCATGTACATTTGCGGTGATGCTGTTGTGTATCAAGTGTGCTACATGCTGGCCTGGATGCCGATGATCGTGCTGCTGTCTCGCCTGTGCCCTCGTGGCTCGGAGAGTGTCGTGTATGCGCTGATGGCGGGCTTCTCCAACCTTGGCCAGACCACCTCGTCGTCTCTCGGTGCGATCATCATGGAGTATGGCTGGagcatcaccaccacacccCCGTGCAACTTCAGTAACGTACCATGGCTTCTGCTCGTCGGTCACAtcatgctgccgctgctggtggttCCGCTTACTCTGCTGATCCCGAACGCGCGCATTTGCGATGACCTCGACGTTGATGGTAAAGCGGTCAAGAGCGCCGTCAGCCACCAAGTCGCTCtggacgcggcgcaggctGAGGACGGCTTCGAAGAGAACACCTCGTCGGTGGAGGCTGCTGACGTAGCAACGAAAGACCTGCAAGCAGAGAGGAAGCGCGCGTGA
- a CDS encoding dihydroxyacetone kinase 1-like protein, whose protein sequence is MSAVVPKFIDEPSSVVAVAVDGLCELNNRVKKIENTNVVVSCCLDPTKVLLLCGGGSGHEPAHSGFVAKGWLSAAVCGSVFASPPTAHVSAGIEYLAKLQGPDGPGILVIIKNYAGDILNFEYAVRQARAEGIQVETVLAADDAVFGTKDVQKRRGVAGCCLLYKILGAAAERGLSLTQLKALADRVSRNMRSIGASLSSCSLPGNPASSVMPSGTVEVGLGIHGEKGLFQIPFQGAASLVHFLIRILMGKGEVGAPGKTTAIHAGVKALLLVNNLGGTTDLEMSTLAHHSLRELAAAQLTVVGVHSGRHMTSLDMHGFSLTLLVVEDERDLEFMLNTNALQKPLMNFHAPQLSGATVPGPLTALQLARQEAEAAGRAAATPTGSPLCAAVQRVFEKLMTMETYFNGLDAEVGDGDLGSGVHRSAMAVLEMLPYLPWEADVRRTFTLISKAVADAFAGTSGPLYGALLIGGGNAAAQALKSGGAVEAVRAALAHGSHDVQELSGARQGDRTMVDVLEGMRVCPAVAAAATMPELLKACHEAARAAADATALLPAQLGRSRYMEGKEVGKKDPGAELVVAWVEALAWESS, encoded by the coding sequence ATGTCCGCCGTGGTGCCGAAGTTTATCGATGAgcccagcagcgtcgtggcGGTTGCTGTGGACGGCCTCTGTGAGCTGAACAACCGTGTGAAGAAGATAGAGAACACCAACGTTGTCGTCTCCTGTTGCCTAGATCCGACCAAGGTCCTGCTGctctgtggcggcggctccggCCACGAACCGGCTCACTCTGGGTTCGTCGCTAAGGGCTGGCTGAGCGCGGCGGTATGCGGCAGCGTCTTCGCCTCCCCGCCCACGGCGCACGTGAGCGCCGGCATAGAGTACCTGGCCAAGCTCCAGGGACCTGATGGTCCAGGTATCCTCGTCATCATCAAAAACTACGCTGGCGACATTCTCAACTTCGAGTACGCCGTCCGCCAAGCCCGTGCAGAGGGGATTCAAGTCGAAACGGTGCTGGCAGCCGATGATGCGGTGTTCGGCACTAAAGATGTACAGAAGCGTCGCGGTGTGGCGGGATGCTGCCTCCTCTACAAAAttctcggcgctgctgcggagcgTGGTTTGTCGCTGACGCAGCTGAAGGCGCTCGCTGACCGCGTCTCACGCAACATGCGATCCATCGGTGCCTCGCTCTCGTCCTGCTCGCTGCCGGGCAACCCGGCCTCGTCTGTGATGCCCTCCGGAACGGTTGAGGTGGGGCTGGGTATCCATGGAGAGAAGGGACTCTTCCAGATCCCCTTCCAAGGCGCGGCGTCCCTCGTCCACTTCCTCATCAGGATTCTGATGGGCAAGGGAGAAGTAGGTGCTCCCGGCAAGACCACCGCCATCCACGCCGGTGTCAAGGCGCTCTTGCTGGTGAACAACCTGGGTGGGACAACGGACCTGGAGATGTCTACTCTTGCGCACCACTCCTTGCGCGAacttgccgccgcgcagctcacTGTTGTTGGAGTGCACAGCGGACGCCACATGACATCGTTAGACATGCACGGCTTctcgctgacgctgctcgtAGTCGAGGACGAGAGGGACCTGGAGTTTATGCTCAACACGAACGCGTTGCAGAAGCCGCTCATGAACTTCCACGCGCCGCAGTTAAGCGGTGCGACGGTTCCGGGGCCGCTcactgcgctgcagctggcacggcaagaggcggaggcagcagggcgcgcggcagccacgccgaCCGGCAGccccctctgcgccgccgtgcagcgcgTCTTCGAGAAGCTCATGACGATGGAGACCTACTTTAACGGCCTGGACGCGGAGGTAGGCGACGGCgacctcggcagcggcgtgcatCGCTCGGCAATGGCGGTGCTGGAAATGCTGCCTTACCTGCCGTGGGAGGCCGACGTGCGGCGGACCTTCACGCTCATCTCCAaagccgtcgccgacgccttCGCCGGCACCTCTGGCCCGCTCTACGGTGCGCTGCTCATCGGCGGCGGgaacgccgcggcgcaggcgctgaagagcggcggcgcagttgaggcggtgcgcgcggcacTTGCGCACGGAAGCCACGATGTGCAGGAgctcagcggcgcgcgccagGGCGATCGCACGATGGTGGACGTGCTGGAaggcatgcgcgtgtgcccggccgtcgcagcggcggcgacgatgccggAGCTGCTCAAGGCGTGCCACGaagcggcgcgggcggccgccgacgcgacggcgctgcttccCGCCCAGCTCGGCCGCAGTCGCTACATGGAAGGAAAGGAGGTCGGCAAGAAGGACCCGGGCGCGGAGCTCGTGGTGGCCTGGGTCGAGGCGCTTGCCTGGGAGAGCAGCTGA